cagacgacccctcttgaagcggtggttctcctcgtagatctcctgattcctcgcctctgaggcggcgtgtgccgtggCCACGAcagtggtaaggctctttgcatgctcgacgaggcactcctcctcctcccgcaggaactcggtgtagcgcgcaaggtcactgacgcacgtgcgggcatctaCCTCCGCCTCCGACCTttgggcggtggtggcggagcgggtgatgatcccagcggtcgacggtgggctggcggccacggcggccgacgacggggtggcggccacgaccaccacctcccgccttcgggccgctgtggcggagcgggtgatggccacggtggcccgcagtggggcggcggccacgacggccacctcccgcctttgggccgcggcggcggagcgtgcgatggccctggctttcgatggtggtgtggcggcaacggcggccggcaacggCTGCCGACGGGCACAGGCGGCGGAGCGTGTgatgggtgttccgcgcacacccaacagggacgccacgcccactacactatgccgggtactgcgccgccgccgcagtgtagcctcccagctggagctgtcctctgatgacggcgaagtggctgagcgacgacgacggaccggtgccattggcgattgtgggagaagcagacgaaataagctacagggagggaggggaaaatgcgacgcaggactcgccggccgtgagggtttttatagcaggccggtaagcattgggattttgggggatttcaccgagtcgggcgggaagcttgcgcgggaacctgcgaggttgtgcgggaacgggctcaccgatgattcattggcaccaccgtttggccaaaagaacgcccccgcgcgctgcgcaagcttgtgctgtaagccgtctgcggcagcgggttgacaagacgtgcgagaggaggacgaaaggccacgtacacatacggttaataaaatagtttgtgatttaattacctactatacccccgtcctggtttataagtatgatttaattaataaaatatgaatgcatgtcgccaaagattatatagttggattcatatttgaacatagtttccaattatataatttttataacatgcattaacattttgttggttaaatttgagggcaaagtatgacacagaatataaaggggactatagactagacggaggtggtagcacacgggcgctctctacgcagcgacgcaactgtcggctggcttgtaggcgaccatttcctgcgtgttcaactgctctatgcgtgcggttgcttgcggttcaggtggccgcggcgcactctgctctcgcgtccctccgggtgctctgccctcgtccctccacgcgcgctgccagtgtatggggccggcgcacgatcacgcacgttcgtgtgcatgcggttgcgccggacgcgacgcgacgatgcagttacccgctacaAAAACTGACATGCGGACatgccgagaatccacgccgcccgacccccttttattcctgcggccatttaccttcatctctcgtctcacacgacataataagcacacccacgaggacacatacagagaagacatccagcggttccaatggcgctccccgtggctccaatggcgctctcagcggccgacgacgacaacggcgggcagttcaccatgcaacacatcatggacacccacgtgagggggaaggctctctcggtgGTGTGCACGTATGATCCGGtcttggtggagagctccatccaaactatggagcaattccttgccgaggacaagtaccaagtggtcggcttcgacctcgagtacaccatgggtcgtgccgggcacgatcagaaggttgccgtcacccagttgtgcgtgcgacatgacgtcctcgtctaccactaccacctggccacaacgccttgctagcgtttctccaggtttatcaacagctccgactacagtttcgctgcggtggacaccaccaacgatctaaaatcgctcaaggtttcgggcttgaaatgcccgaatcttgtcaacatccagcgccactacaaggtctggggcagcgacaaaaacaaactgaaatcCCTGGTTGACCtctcctcggccatcatcgacccctactacatgaagatgaagaatgagagcaataaggataAGAACgtctggcacagtgtgtggcatgagagactggatgaacaacatgtcaagtacgcggccatggacgcgtacacaagctacgagatgtacaggcggatcgttgacatgaggaactgtcttcttcctgacccagacgagggatcgagccacatagcagtggcgggagcgtcacaagaagtagatgactagatgatcatttctcctactttagaatgcatgcaattgtttattaaggtgtgtgcgaatgatctgtatagtcacttatgtaattggatgtttatttcagttatatatatatatacatgttattctactgtagacagagcaaatcacacggcttattagcagcaatcgtctgtgttattattggtcttcgcacacatttctgattacggacctgtttgccgcgtatcacacacatcttgttcagttgaaccgttttcattgtgttgcctaatcacacacagttcatcctagtgaaccgtatgctgtatatcgcacacgccttcatctggctgccggtttcttttgttccttctcatcccaaatagttaattgaactgaatcgtatgccttgcatcgcacacgcgactaaaatctgaaccgtgtttgatgcatccgtcatcgcaaacgttttgcacctttttgacggtttttttacaccatcgtttgcgattatggcatcgaacacagtttcgtcgaaggatcTCTAATCATAGTgtcacgtttggaccatcctgcagtagtgtggtgCTCTCCTCGGACGGCGAGGAGCTACAACAGTCGCCCCTCCTCGTCGAGGCCGCGCACAGGGACAAGGATCTCTCGGCCAGATGCTGCTCTTGATCGATCAGTCGTGCCATGACCGTGGTCCGACGCCTCCCTTGTCGCAGCGCAACATCCACATCAAGCAGGATTCACCCTCGTCGCCGGTGCAGCGCTTCCACGACATCCAAATCGGACGATGTATGAAGGAGAGCTCTCGTCGCCGCCGCGCAGAACTGTCAGGTCGTCCTTCCAGTCGACCCCGCCGCATAGATTTTGACGCGACAGGAACCGGCGCCGTCATCATCGGTCCAAGAGCCAGTGGCGCCGGTGAAGATGGAGGAGGCGCCTGACCCGATCGCCAACATGCGGGGTTGCCTCCTCCACTACCTTGGACGTGTCGGCGATGGCGGCTCCTCCTCGTGCAGCATGATGGCTGCCCAAGGTGGCAGTTGAGCAGGCGCGCCAGGACTAGGACCTCGCGGACCCTGACCTTGTGTTGGCTTGGGGCGAGGACATGTCTCGGACCACCGCATCGACGTCCACCCAACGTCAGCACCAAATCAACAACCAGATGTTCAAAATAGTGATGGTCGAGTCCGAGCGCGCCGCCCATGTTCTCGCCAAGGGCAAGGCCGGGCATGTCGGGGCGGCGTTCATGGGCGACCATCGCCGCCAGGACAACATGGTTGAGCACCTGTGCTAGGTTGTGGAGGCAGTCGATCGGCTGCGCCGCGAGCACCAGGCGGCGGCCGATCAGGGCTGTCGCGACTTGTACGGGCCATTCGGTCATTAGAAGGACGACCACAATGACGACGTCAGAGGTGCCGCCAGCCAAGGCTGCCATGCGTACGAGGTCACCGTCCGATACCTCGTAGTTTAGTTAAATTTCACCTGGTGTACTTCTTTAAATTTCAtcttttcgagggtaaagtatttcaAAATTTAATAAATATTGccagtttgcatgaatttcattgaACGCGGGTTTGAAATGGGGCAGACAGTTGCGCATGCGATCGGATGACCGGCTTCTCCCCCCCCTTCGCAAGGCGACTAGGGTAAACCTTCCTCCCCTCGATCTTCGCCGGTGAGCATATGAATTTGCCTCCCCTCCACCTACCGCCCCAGCggccggtggcggggaggggaTTTCTGGTGCCTCGTCTCCGCTAATAGATAGGCAGGGTTTTAATTCTCGCAGGGGCGGGGTTTGGCTGGATGGCGGTGCTTCTTCTTCGAATCGGTCTTCCGGGCTCCAATCCTCCTCAAGTTCGTTCGCTGGGACAGAGTAGCCGGAGCTCCAACGTAGATTCCTGGCAGCTCCTCGGGGCGGCGAGGTTAGGATTTCACGCCGTGCGTACGTAACGGCGATATTCGATGTCAAATTCTTCGGATTGATTTAAGGATTCAACGATGATGACTGCGGCTCTGGGACGCTGGTCCTTAgcggcacgtgcacgaagacttcccaactgtcatcgacaaggtcaggcaGGCTTCAGTATGGGAGCGGCGCGTCGACGGCTCGTTTTGGCAGCGACAATGGTCGTTCGGTGGTCCATGAAActtgatataatttttattatgtttaagaTGTTTTTGTACTTTCGGTGAATCTctataatagtagtagatgtgtaCAGACATActttagagcgtagattcactcattttgcttcatatataGTTATTTGTTAAAATCTTTATTtataaagacaaatatttaggaactgagAGAGTACGATGTTGGCGATGCCCTAATCCTCGATGCCGCGGTCGTGCgctggttttttcttttttttttgtgagCGATGACCTCGTTGCCGCCCCTGCGCACGCGGCTCCGCCCACGGCGCTGGAATCGTATCGGTGTCGACGTGGCCCCGTTGCCGCCTGGCTTTGCCGTCGTCTGGCCCAGGACGCCGCCACGCCGCACCGCGCACCATCACGAACCCAAAGTCACCAACCGAGCCCGACTTGTGAAGAGGCGGCACGGCCCACCAGCCAGCcacgctcctccctccctccccgctCCGcgatccctctccctctcccctcccctcctcctcccccgcggCTGCCATGGCGGCCACGCTCCTCCGCCGGGCGCTCCACCTCCGCCGCGCCCTCCCCTCTCCAGCTTCCTCGCGCGCGCTCCTCCCCGCGGCCTCCAGCCGCCTCCTCTCCGTCACCGCCTCCACCCAGCAGAACACCGCCGGCACCGCCATCGACCTCTCCAACGacgagagccgccgccgcctcgtcaacAGGTGCGTCTCCCCCATCGCTCCTTCGAGCCTTCAGCCTCTGGGCCGCCAAGTACGTATGCTGACTGGGAGGCCGCGTGCGTGCAGTCTGATGTACAGGAGCAAGCAGAGGGGCTTCCTGGAGCTGGACCTGGTGCTCGGGACCTGGGTGGAGCAGCACGTCCGCTCCATGGACGAGGCCAACATCCGCTCCCTGCTCCAGATCCTCGACCTCGTGAGCTACCCCGCCCCGCCCTGCCCTATCCCTCCCCTCTTTACTCATCTAGCTCGTCATCTCATTGCTTTTCTGTCTTACGATGGTATCTGTAACATACTTACTTCAGACTAAAAAATTCAGCTAGCAGGGATATTCTTGCTTTCTGAATAATCTCTATCCAGTTCAGTGCAATGCTAAGAACATACTGTTTCTTTGTCCTGGATTTATCACTTCAGCCTGTTTCTGTTCCGCTTGACCCAGTTAAATTGGTCCCGAACCACCCCCGCCAGTTTATCTGTAATGTGCTGGTTAAAATTTGTTAATGGGAATGTTCAGTGTTATGTGGGGGCATGCTGCAAGTATCAGATTAGTCGCTTCGCAAGAATTGACTAGACAAACACTTATATCACATCTCATGTTCAGGGTTTAGTGTCAGAGATCTTACCTGTGTTCCAGCCAGTCATTCTCGAAAGCACATGCGTATTAACAATGTTGTTCCTCTACACTGCTAGCTATCTGATTTTGCTGTAAACCATTGCATAACCCAGCCAT
This window of the Triticum aestivum cultivar Chinese Spring chromosome 5D, IWGSC CS RefSeq v2.1, whole genome shotgun sequence genome carries:
- the LOC123123242 gene encoding succinate dehydrogenase assembly factor 2, mitochondrial, with the translated sequence MAATLLRRALHLRRALPSPASSRALLPAASSRLLSVTASTQQNTAGTAIDLSNDESRRRLVNSLMYRSKQRGFLELDLVLGTWVEQHVRSMDEANIRSLLQILDLENPDLWKWLTGQEQAPETVNSNPVFAAIKSKVTDNLSKHSSPETRSAPGQPWVRGWDDKDKRGLDGPKYGNQ